One stretch of Miscanthus floridulus cultivar M001 chromosome 18, ASM1932011v1, whole genome shotgun sequence DNA includes these proteins:
- the LOC136521713 gene encoding galactan beta-1,4-galactosyltransferase GALS1-like, whose amino-acid sequence MRKDAAAAGIAPGSAPALLCFDLKPFLAALTVLTLLAAAWQLRPYHSLLASPFSAACPQPTAGASLPRALAVHAKKASSAATNSTASSSPPPPGPERREFRAVGSAAALFVQMGAYRGGPYTFAVVGLASKPTHVYGKPWFRCEWEPNGASSSPPMRAAKTYHMLPDWGYGRVYTVVVVNCTFPRVPNADNAGGRLILYAHYGPSRSPASRHERIVALEESPGAYDAAAFRGTPPHRYDYLYCGSSLYGNLSAARVREWMAYHARFFGARSHFVFHDAGGVSPDVRAALEPWVRAGRATLQNVRAQAEYDGWYYNQFLVVNDCLHRYRHSAKWTFFFDVDEYIFLPDGRTLEDVLAELEPYTQFTIEQNPMSSKLCVDNPEADYSNQLGFEKLVFRNSITGVRRDRKYAIQAKNAYATGVHMSENVIGNTTHKTEHLIRYYHYHNTINVLGEVCREFVSIPPKGGLTWSEKTPWYYDDSMKRVADAVREFERETIGDVRL is encoded by the exons ATGCGGAAGGACGCTGCCGCCGCCGGCATTGCGCCGGGTTCGGCGCCCGCACTACTCTGCTTCGACCTCAAGCCCTTCCTCGCTGCGCTCACCGTGCTCACGCTCCTCGCCGCCGCCTGGCAGCTCCGCCCGTACCACTCCCTCCTCGCTTCCCCATTCTCCGCCGCGTGCCCGCAACCCACCGCCGGCGCCTCGCTCCCCCGCGCGCTCGCCGTCCACGCCAAGAAGgcctcctccgccgccaccaACTCCACCgcttcctcctcgccgccgccgcccggccccgAGCGGCGGGAGTTCCGCGCcgtgggcagcgcggcggcgctGTTCGTGCAGATGGGCGCGTACCGCGGGGGGCCCTACACCTTCGCGGTCGTCGGGCTCGCGTCCAAGCCCACGCACGTCTACGGCAAGCCCTGGTTCCGCTGCGAGTGGGAGCCCAACGGCGCGTCCTCCTCGCCGCCGATGCGCGCGGCCAAGACGTACCACATGCTCCCGGACTGGGGCTACGGCCGCGTCTacaccgtcgtcgtcgtcaacTGCACGTTCCCGCGCGTCCCCAACGCCGACAACGCTGGCGGCAGGCTCATCCTATACGCGCACTACGGGCCGTCGCGGTCCCCGGCCTCCCGCCACGAGCGGATCGTCGCGCTGGAGGAAAGCCCCGGCGCCTACGACGCCGCCGCGTTCCGGGGGACGCCGCCGCACAGGTACGACTACCTCTACTGCGGCTCCTCGCTGTACGGCAACCTCAGCGCGGCGCGGGTGCGGGAGTGGATGGCGTACCACGCGCGCTTCTTCGGCGCCCGCTCCCACTTCGTGTTCCACGACGCCGGCGGCGTCAGCCCCGACGTGCGCGCCGCGCTCGAGCCGTGGGTGCGCGCCGGCCGGGCCACGCTGCAGAACGTGCGCGCGCAGGCCGAGTACGACGGGTGGTACTACAACCAGTTCCTCGTCGTCAATGACTGCCTGCACCGGTACCGGCACTCGGCCAAGTGGACCTTCTTCTTCGATGTCGACGAGTACATCTTCCTGCCCGACGGCCGCACGCTCGAGGATGTACTCGCCGAGCTTGAACCGTACACGCAGTTCACCATCGAACAGAACCCAATGTCGAGCAAGTTGTGCGTCGATAATCCGGAGGCCGACTATTCCAA CCAATTGGGATTTGAGAAGCTGGTTTTCCGGAACTCGATCACTGGGGTGAGGAGAGACAGGAAGTACGCGATTCAGGCCAAGAACGCATACGCCACGGGTGTTCATATGTCTGAGAACGTCATCGGCAACACCACGCACAAGACGGAGCACCTCATCCGATACTACCACTACCACAACACCATCAACGTCCTCGGTGAGGTGTGCCGCGAGTTCGTCTCCATTCCGCCAAAGGGTGGCCTAACATGGTCCGAGAAGACACCCTGGTACTACGACGACAGCATGAAGCGCGTCGCCGATGCCGTGCGTGAGTTCGAGAGGGAGACCATCGGCGATGTGCGGCTATGA